In one Pirellulales bacterium genomic region, the following are encoded:
- a CDS encoding DUF1573 domain-containing protein, translating to MANRVTANLGDESLPPRLEIGKLQQDFGRVQAGEVVDAAFSVRNRGGRRLILSETNGTCRCIKAGRPQVIVPPGATVTLPARLDTENLGGSLRLEIHYRTNDPTRPELTLVVLAAIERRGR from the coding sequence TCGCGTCACCGCAAATCTCGGCGACGAGTCGCTTCCTCCGCGATTGGAAATTGGCAAGCTGCAACAGGACTTCGGCCGGGTTCAAGCTGGCGAGGTCGTAGACGCCGCCTTTTCAGTGCGCAACCGCGGCGGGCGGCGACTCATCCTCAGCGAGACTAACGGCACCTGCCGATGCATCAAGGCTGGCCGCCCGCAGGTTATCGTTCCTCCCGGCGCCACGGTGACTCTGCCCGCGCGCCTCGATACTGAGAATCTCGGAGGGTCGCTCAGGTTGGAAATCCACTATCGGACGAACGACCCGACGCGGCCGGAATTGACGCTCGTCGTGCTGGCCGCCATCGAGCGCCGCGGCCGTTGA